The Euleptes europaea isolate rEulEur1 chromosome 7, rEulEur1.hap1, whole genome shotgun sequence genomic sequence tgaggggggacggttaaggccatgcgcctacttctccaagaagttttcccagtccgaaatcaactgggccatttgggagaaggaggcagcagcagtcaaacatgcccttaccatatggagacacttcttggagggggccgagctgccgttcgaagtgtgcaccgatcacaagaatcttgaggctctcaagggagctagaaaactcaatgccaaacaaattcggtgggcccaattttttgcaaaattccggttcaccctcaaacatgtccctggcaaagaaaatgccctagctgatgctttgtcacgacttccccagtatcgcaacgatctcgatcgccccgtcgactccctgttcactcccgaacagcgaggggaagtccctggcttagccgtcaccacccgatcccaagcccgccaaccggagaccccccctacgctcaaaggtatcccggaagtgttccaacagcgactccgggacgcctccttgcaggaggaggagcacaatctcctcccccctggcttggaacgaaccaacacttggtgggtgcaaggggggaaactatatgtcccatcttcccttcgcaaagaagtattgggacttgtacatggggccaggctagcaggtcattttggtttcgtaaaaacgcttcacctggttcgaaggcaattctggtggcccggtatgagatctgatgtggagttgtatgtgcgcagctgccccacctgcgccacagccaagaaacggatgggaaaacccccggggcttctcaaaccgcttgagaacccctcccgtccctgggaagtcatcgccatggattttatcaccgacctacctccaagtcgggggaaaacggttctctgggttatcacagacctcttttccaaacaggttcatttcgttccatgtgcaggtcttccttcagcccagggcttagctaaactgttcatcacgcacgtcctcaggctacactcgatcccgaggaaggtcctctccgaccggggggtccagtttgttgccaaattctggcgggctttcctaaagttaatgggagtggaggaacagggcctttcttccgcctatcacccccaaacggatggtcaaacagaacgagtaaatgcggtagtagaatgttatttgcgctgctatgtaaatttccaccaggatgactgggttgacctgctgccatttgccgaatatgcgtacaacaatgcgcctcattcctctaccggctttagtcccttccaagttatatacgggacggattttggccctttcggttctgcccccgtctcgccagagctccagtctacccctgatcttcaggagtggattcaggtggttaaatccacccggccatggttgctcaaaaatctggaaagggcaaaaagcaagtacaaggaacaagcggacaaacaccggtctccgggacgggaactcaaggtgggggagcaagtctatctgtccaccaaaaacctccgctctcttcgcccctgcaaaaaactgagcgaccgttatgtaggacctttccccattaccagaataatcaacgaggttaccgtggaactgagtctccctaagacactcaagggggttcatccagtcttccatataagcctcctcaaaccttatgtagcagctccccagctCTCACACTGGGGTTACTTGTCTTGCAGCATATCATAACCTTCCCATTTACTTACAAGAGAGCAGCCTCTGTGATACCTTCCCGCTGTTCCTGTGAATAAGAGATCTGTGGGTCAGGGCAACTTTACATATTATGGATTTCCTGTGCATGAGCTTCATGCAATTTGTAAACAGGAATACTTTCCTTGTAATAAGTCTAGCATGTAAAGCTGCCCTCACAAGTTGTCCATATAAGAAACAAGGGCAACAACTCCAAGAATATGCCCTAGAACAGGATGGTAACTGCCCCATTCCATCTCTCTCACTGATTTGTACATTGACTTAATCTGTCCCCTGGGGAAGGGAGCAGTTCTTGCAGATTCCCTAGATAGGCGGCACATGTCCCTAGCAATGCTGGTGTATCTTGGTGTCCtttaattttttctctctctctgggagTAAATCAATACCATGCTATTGCTCTTTGGCAGGAGAAAGAATCACACATCATGGCTGTACATAGCTTGATCCGGAGTTTTGGGTCCCTGCTGCTTTCTTCCAGCCCTCGTGTCTCACAGGTATGGGGACCTCATCCCTTTGATGGTCATaccctctttcttttttcttgtgtggTTGTATCTCATGCATTGTATATACTAGGGTACCTTAACTTAAGATAAGGGTTTTTGGTGGACTCTTATTAACTAAATtagtgtattttttttctgtttgaggcTTAAATTAAACTTGGGTCTGCCAGGGCTCAGCTCTGCAATCTGTTTTAGGATTTGGCCAATGGCACATGCAGCTGTTATAAGCAAGAGTGCCTTTAAGTATGGACCAAATGCCTTTCCCTAACTGAATACTCACAACTATGCCCCCACAAATCTGGAATTAGAAGACAAAAAAGTTCAGCTTGGAGACTGGCTTCTGCAAAGACATTGGCCCCAGCAACTTTCATTTAATGGTTAAGCACTTGCCTGTGACTGCCTCTCAAGGAGGCGGCTTCCCATTAATCTGTGGTAAAACAGCTTCTTCTAGTGTGTGTCTCAGACTTTCCAGAAGTCTACCAGAAACATGTTCTTGTTTGAGAAAGGAATGGATGAAAGATAATAATTACATGTGGTGAGCCAGGGTATGTCTGTTCCTAATTTTGGCTGCTGCAGTTGGCATTGCCTGGTTATAGAATGTGGTGGGTTTGGCAGTGCTGGAGCAGTAACTGGAACTGAGTGGTAAAACATGGGAGTTTTTGCTTTTCCTAGATTACCGTATCTCCCAAGCCCGTCTGTCTTGCTTGGCAATTCCATGCATACCGGGAAATCGGCACATCTCCTGTATTATCCACTTCCAATCCGATGTGGAAATGCCGGATCAAGTACACCACCAGACCCATTGGCATGAAAAAAACAGGAGGCCGAGATCACACAGGTATGTTTTCTTAGCAGTGGCTCCCAAAGGACTGCAGTGAGGTGGCCTCAGAACATTAAAGAAAACTTACTAAATGAGGTCAGAAAACTTACTAAATGAAGTCAGTTTAGTGAGACCAGAGACTCTTGTTGTGTTCTTTTTTCAGAGcaagggaatttttttaaaaacattccacTTTAACATTTTTGTAGAAATTATAAGGCTTTCCTTGTTCATGAATGTTCAAGTTTTTACCATGTGGCTCTGTTACCTGTTCACACAGCCATGATGAGTATTGGGATAAGGGAATCAATGTCCTCTGTATTTCCAAGTCCTAGCAAATCAATATGTGACAGGAGTGAGGTCCGAGGGTGGGTGAGATGGGACAGACATGAGGTATTGGGCAGAAGCTGGTTGTGATGAGGCTAAAAACACACAAGTGGACCTGGGGTATGATTGTAGGGCACATAATGCAGCAGCCTTGGAACAGCAAAGATCTGGGTTTAGTCTGTGGTTTGGATCTCACTGAATAACTCCAGTGACAGATTTCCATCAGTGAAGTGTGACTTGTTCACCTGTCCCCATTCCtgtggcagcccaaaatgccaccTGCAGTTCTGCTACTGGGGTTCAGAGGACCCCTAGGAATAATATGTCGATGGAGTTGGCGGCCTGCTGTGAAGGGAGGGAAATCAGTGGAAATGTTcagtggatccaacccactgttgaGATAGGAGACCTCCTGACAATCCAATATAAGCTGCCTTgtgttccatgatggaagaaatatAATAAGCACAATCTTTGGAAATTTTGAAGCTGTGAAGGCCAAGGTCTTTTTCTAGGTTTTTTTGGAGGAACAGATTGGAGGCAAacggacattttaaaaaatatatacagtactTTTCACATCTACATTTTATTTCCTACTTTAAAGACTTGTTATAGAAGCTGGCCTAATCGCAAATCATTTAGCAGGGAGGTAGGCAGTAGTGCGTTCATTCTGGAAGTTAAACTTGAAATATCTTCACAAGGCATAGAACTACAGCTGGCTTACATATTTAGTTCCAGCTAATTAACCCAGTTTGTAAATCTGTTTTTATGATGATGTTTTATATTGAGTCACACCATTAGTccatcttgtccagtattatctactttgattggcagcagctcttcaaagcCTCAAGCAGGCCTTGatacctgagatccttttcagCTGAAATTGTCAAAAACTGAAACTGAACTTTCTGCATATGATGCCTGTGCTCTATCACTGATTTGTGACCTCTCTCATTTAAAAATGGGATTCATGAAAATAGTGGATGCAAATTCCTGAAGGTGGACATGTTCTACAGAATAATACTTAGTATATAGTGCATTTCAAATGCTGAGAAACTTATACCTACAgtaattcttacaacagccctataagATTGGCCAGTGTTATCCCCATAGAACTGATGGTAGACTGAAGCTGAGAAAATGGAGGTTTGCTTATGGGCATGTAGTGAGAACTTGCTGATTTCACAGGTCACACTTGTAGCTGCACCCATGTTCCTTTGCTCAATAATTATTTATCTTTTGTGATTGGCATTCTCTATTTTTAAAGACTTTGAATCACCTCATGCTGCATATATATTAAGTATTGCATCTATTTTCCATAATTATGTGTAACTACAAATAAGTTCCTTTTGTCCAAACTGCCCCAAAAGCATTCCAGAATAATTTCGTTTGACTTCTTCTGGGAGGTTATTCTGCAAGCATGGTGTAGCCACTGAAAAAGCCTGGACCATTGCAGAATGATCCCTAGACAAAGGGGGCACTGATAACAGACCTTGCTGGGCAGTATTTGTCAGAGAACCTTATAGGATGTTATTTCTGTTATAGTTCTTTGATTTTAGAGTCTTTTGTATTAGAAAACTAATAAGTACTATGCCCACTCAAGGTCGTATCCGTGTGCATGGAATTGGAGGGGGCCATAAGCAGCGCTACCGGATGATTGATTTCCGAAGGATGCACTATCAAGAAGGGAAAGAGCCTAATTCATTTGAGGAGAAAGTGATACAGGTCCGGTATGATCCATGCAGGTGAGCTGTAGTCAGATTTTTCAAAgactgctgggggtggtggtgagcaGTATAACTAGAGCAGCTTGGGCTCAGGGGATCTGTACCACTTACTTTTCTTCTTTGTAACTGGGAGTGAAGCTTGTAGCATGAGCAGACCTCTCTTCACTGGGCTGTCTTGTTGCCCATGGCAGATCAGCTGACATAGCTTTGGTGGCTGGAGAGAATCGGAGACGCTGGATCATTGCAACAGAAAACATGAAGGCTGGTGACATCCTCAAAACTTCAAAGCACATAGGCAGGATGGCaggtaaaaaaaacacctttatctGCCACAGAGAAGGGAAGGGCAGTGAATAGCTTGGGTATAGGATGGATTTTTCAGTTTCCTCAGAGTTGTTGTGGAAGTGGTCACTACTTGAGTATGGCACAGCCTATGGGATGGATCTCAGCTAAAGAGTTGACATTTTCTCTCTTGGGGAGGTTCAGCAGAGCCTGTGGACATCACACTCAAGATGGAACTGAGCAGTGCCTTGTCCCTTGGAAGACCTTGTGGAGAGTCAGGAAGAGCAGGATCTGCTAGAAAACTCCCTTCTATTGAGGATAAAGACCAGCGAGGCACTCTCTGGGAAGAGAGGGTTGTACTTGAACCCATTTTACCAACCAACTCTGCCCAACCTTAGCCCAGGCTAAGATAGTGGTGTGCAGTCAGGATGTTAATTTAGTTCTGCTTTGAGTTTCTAAACTTTGTTGGGAGTTAACACGGTGGGATTTTTGTCTTCCAGTCTTGGCTAAGGAGGGGGATGCATATCCAGTTGGGGCTCTGCCAATAGGAACCCTGGTCAACAACTTGGAGAGCCATCCTGGAAAAGGAGCACAATACATTCGAGCTGCAGGTCAGTATTGGACTGAGGTCAGAAACAGGTTGTTGGGGTCAAACCTGGGCAGATAGTCAGAATCCACAACAATGGGagacctttccccctcctcttttttacAATTTAGGGGCAAACTTTTTTAATGTTCATGGCTGTTCAATTAACTTAAAACTAAACATTTCTGGATTATGGTTGAGAACTAAGTGGCAAAGTGTGCTGTGGTattctgaaggacagtgtttcttaTGGGCTGTAGCCCCTTTTTTATGGGGATGTTGTTATACAGAGCCTTGATGTCTGGTTAAAACTCTTTCTCTTGGCCATTGGATTGGGAAGCATTAAAACTTTGAAACTTAGGTTTTAGCCAAGTAAAGAGTGAATGAAACTGGGCCATTACAAGTCACACAAGAGGTGTTTGTACTGATCCTGACCATGAAGTCCTGCTCTGCTTAAGGTGGAATGAAGAAAAAGAGGATGGTCCTGAGCTACAGGTTAACTCTGGAAGGCTTTCAGGAATGTGGGTGACATTGTGGTGGAGTAGGCCCATTTCACTGGCTGAGCAATAGACTGGGAAAGAAAGTAATGATTTTCTCTTCCTATGTAATTTCTGGATTGAAGTAGCAACTGCAGTCCTTTGGTTTCTCCCATACTGCTACCAGTAAGTGTGAATTAAGCCGTAGTTGGAATTAAAGATGTAGAAACCCAGCTGATGTTCTCTTTCAATGCTGTCACAGGAACCTGTGGTATATTACTAAGGAAGGTGAATGGAACAGCCATAATACAGTTGCCCTCCAAGAGACAAATGCAGGTACACCATTATGATAGAAGATGTTGTGAAACCTCAGCCGGGGGGTGGGTGTTGAAGCCTTTTTCTGGCATATGGCAGCAGCTGATTTTGTTGGGGCGGGAGCATGCCTGCATGAGAAGCCTCTAGGCTCCTAATTTGGTGGTGTGGAGGGAGTTTATGCAAAATTGTTTCAAAACTGCAAGAAAGGGCAGCCTTAAAAATAAGCGTATAATGTATAATAAAGAGTGTGAACCATGTGGATTAGGCACAGATCGACTTATAGTATAGACTTATAGTCTATACTGTACTATACCTATAGTATAGACTTATAGTATACCTAGCAGAATAGACTATATATTGCAGTATATCCTGCTTTCCTCACCCTTTTTACCCTTATAGGTGCTGGAGACTTGCATGGCTACAGTGGGACGCGTGTCCAACGTTGACCACAATAAGAGGATCATTGGGAAAGCTGGACGGAACCGGTGGTTAGGAAAGCGTCCACGAAGTGGCCGGTGGCACCGCAAAGGGGGCTGGGCAGGACGGAAGATCAGACCACTCCCACCCATGAAGAGCTATGTGAACTTGCCAACAGCAGCTGCCCGCAGTTGATTTGGGGCCGTCATCCCTCTTGTGTCAGTGGCATCCTAGGATACTGTTAATAAAAGTGACACTTGTTGGCAACGCAGCTAGTGTGTGTTCTTTATATAAGGGCTGAATCCCACTAGAAACAGAACAAACTTTGTAATGGTCTTGGAAAACTAAAAAGGAATCCTatgcagaggtgtgtgtgtaaagtgccatcaagttgcagccagcttatgggaccccttacaaggttttcaaggcaagagatgaactgaggtggtttgccattgcctgcctgtgcatagtggccctggacttccttggtagtctctcatccaggtactaaccagggctgcccttgTTTAACTTTGGCTATCTGACAAGATGGGCTAGACTGGGCCACACAGATCAAGGCATGCAGACTTATGGAAGCTTAAGACCATTAAAATAGTAGGCTTAGCCATGCTTAgatctgcatagaattgcaatgCTGATGAATGTTTCTCTTAGTCTGATCTGTAGCTGTAATTTAGAGTCACACCACATATTTCCAGTATGATTAATTGGACTCCTTTAATGCTACTGGCGTTGGGATCATGTCTATTATTGTGGTCTCAACTAGTTAGTTGTTTCTGAATGATGGAAACAGCCGAACAGTGCCTCCTATAACAAAAAAAGTTATTTGTAAATTATTTGTGCGTATGGACGTtctctttattttgttttattgttttaaaaatcaagatGCATTGTGCTAAAGTCTCTTATATTTTTTTCTTAGTATACTTATAACAAGCTGCCTTGTTTTGTaaatttgtaaaagaaaaaaatgttgtgaataagtaaatatttattacacAACAATagtttttatataaataaatagactCCACTATTATTGGCAACTGAGTTGGCTGGTAGGCGACTCTACAATCAATGGATAAGCTCATTTGGTGGGGTGGTTCTTGCTGCTCTATGCTCAGCAGTCCATGTTTTCCTTGAGCGCACCCTCTTGTGTATGCAATACATCCACCCACCATGGATTTGAGGTTATGGAGCAGAATTTCCAGAAGAGAGGTCTGCGCTTCTAGTCATGGCTGAGTACTGACATTTCTCATTTTGGAAAATAATGATGCAGGATGCTGCATGTTCTTGTCTAACAGTGCATAAAATAgtattacaaaagtagaaaaaaATGCCATAAGAataggataatacatacaatgaACAGATACACAGTGGCAGTCTACAGTCCTTTATAAGAGTGCCTAGCTAAAGAGTTGTTATTTCATAAAAGCTCATATTAAGTAACGTTTGACTATATGAAGCTAATGCTAGttatgaaaataatattttttttaaaataaagtaccCTTAgtacccgtggcgcagagtggtaagctgcagtactgcagtcaaaagctctgctcatgacctgagttcgatcccgacggaagtcggtttcaggtagccggctcaaggttgactcagccttccatccttccgaggtcggtaaaatgagtacccagcttgctgggggtaaagggaagatgactggggaaggcactggcaaaccaccccataaatacagtctgcctagtaaacgtcgggatgtgacgtctccctatgggtcaggaatgacccggtgcttgcacaggggacctttacctttacttacctTAGTACACTATGTAATCCGCCataaatctcagtgagaaagggggactataaattagcaaataataaataatttgaaGTAGCAAATGATGCAAAGCAGAATGCACCGGTTTTAATAATGCAGACGTCTGAATGATGGTCCCACGTTCAAGTATACAAACAAGTTTTTGCGAAcagctgaagccccccccccttcccccggatCAGAAAAGAGGCTTCGTTCTGTTCCCTGGAGGGAACAAAAACCCACCGATCAGCCAGTCGCGGGGACATTTTTTAAATCTCCCgcgtttgggagggggggagagagagagagagcagccgCGAGGGTAAGTTTGCCTTAAGCGGGGACCTGTACTACGTCACAGGGAGGGACATGCGCAGAAAACCCGGAAGAGGCGAAGCCATGGCTGGGCAGAACAAATAAGGGACGTTGCAGAAGGGCGGCGGTTGTTTTTTTGGCCGAGCCTTTGAGCCGCAACGAAGGTAGGCCTGAGCCTTGTCCCGCAGTCTTCGGCACCCCCTGCTCTTCGCCTGCGGCGTGGTAAGGCGGGCTCGCTGTTCGAGGCGGGACGCCTGCTTTCCTCTTGCTCTGGGTCTCGTAAAGCCCGCCCCTTCCGCAGGCCCCGCCTCTGGCAGCTGGGTTGCTAGTCTTGTTTCCAAAGCTCTGCCCTGGTTAAGGGTTGCGGCTGGGTGGAGGACCTGTGACTTCGGAAAAGCCTGTCCAGGAGTCGATGCTTGTAGTCTCGCAATCAGTTAATTTTATAGTAAAAAGTACTGAAAGAGGCTTTATAACttaaagggaaaggtcccctgtgcaagcaccgggtcactcctgacccatggggtgacgtcacatcccgacgtttccaaggcagactttgttttcagggtggtttgccagtgccttccccagtcatcttccctttacccccggcaagctaggtactcattttactgacctcggaaggatggaaggctgagtcaaccttgagccggctacctgaaaccaacttccgttgggatcgaactcaagtcgtgagcagagctttggactgcagtactgcagcttaccactctgtgccacggggctcctataactTTATAACTTTAAAGTTTATAACTTTAAAACATCCCAAAAAAGAAagtgtgggggtggtggggggaaggagtaATATTACTTTTATATAACATTTAGATGCCCCTTTTCAATACCCAGAGCACGACCAATAAACTGCTGGTTGACTGTGACCAGTAATGCAATTTTACAGTTACCCTGTAATGTAGTTCATTATTATCCCCTTATTTCATGTTTATGTGTGGGGGTGAGAGTAGCTTGCTTAAAGCTTCATGGATCCTTCCTTCTGCAGGTAGAAGAAGAGAATGAGATCCCTGTAGTTTCTGCTGGAACAACAGGAGAGCTGAGGTGATATACAGCGTTCAAAAACCCCTGCATTGCACCACACTGATTCAGTTCACAGCTCACGCTTGCTACTACCTTGTATTGACTCTGGGAAGGCAGGAAGAAAGGCTAAGAATTTAGGACCATGTGACACCCTTAAAGGATCTGGATTTGGCCTTTGGGCTACCTGTTTCAGGCTACCGTAGCATTAAACTCTAGCTTTGATGCTGAATTTAATGCTTGTAGTATATCCTTACTACAAGCATCAAATGTAGCAGCCGAGTGTATATTGGtaaaggtgttggactaggacctgggaaacccaggttcaagtccctaactgtgtcatggaagcttgctagatgaccttgggccagttacgcactctcagccctgaccctggctactatttggatgggagacctccaaggaataccagggttgtgacgtctcttgccttgagatcCCTACACGGTCAGCTGTGACatagtggcaaaaaaaaaagtatatcattACCAACTGATGATTAATCTGTAATATCGGTATGACAATAGTTTGCATTGCCTGTTGAACAGAAAAAACTCTTGCCCCAAAAAGGTTGATCATAAGTGGTAAAATAGAATGTAATAGGCACACAGAGCATCAGTAAATTACGACAAGATACAAAATTTCTGTTCAGTATCAATCTGCTTCTGGGCTGCAGTGGTTTTGCCCATCATCCCTTGAGGTTGGTTTGTTTGGGATTTGCAGCTGAATTTTGCATGGTACTCTGGTTTTCCATATGCTTCAGAAGAATATTCAGTAGGATTTGGTGGACTCTGTAGCTCAGGGGTCCCTAACCCTCTTGATCcagtgagcacctttggaattctgacacaggtgaTGGGTGcaaccgcaaaatggctgctgcattaaatggctgccacaagaggtaaAGCCAACCACAAAGGTcaaggagtgaggttatgcataactgtaATAGCAACTCCTCTGCATTTCAGGTAGGTCTATTTAACAGGATGTTATTTATATGAACTTATTGTTTAAAAAGTTTTCATAAAtacagcttgccttcagtcacacaatgtGCTGTCACACTTGTGCTGTGTTAGCAaatgtttaaaaatctgcacagtcaatcagatctccaatggccagtcagaagcttgctgggcaaaagtttcacctggccccacccactttctaaagacactttGCGGGCATCAGGAAAGAaggtggtgggtgccatggtgcctggaCCCACGCTGTAGTTCTTCTGTAGCCCTGTTCTGAAGCAGGATGTTCTGGCTAGCAATATAGTTCTAGAATTTGTGGGTATGAATGTTGTTAGAGTTGTCTAAATTAGAAAATGGGCATGTTTTTAAAATGGGTTGACCCTCATGAGGTTCCTTGAAGGGGTAATGTACACCATAAGGTGCAGAGCTCAGATTGGTATGGGTGGATAGGATGATCCAGCACATTTTCCAGATGTGTCTCCTCCTAAGTCAAATGTTT encodes the following:
- the MRPL2 gene encoding 39S ribosomal protein L2, mitochondrial: MAVHSLIRSFGSLLLSSSPRVSQITVSPKPVCLAWQFHAYREIGTSPVLSTSNPMWKCRIKYTTRPIGMKKTGGRDHTGRIRVHGIGGGHKQRYRMIDFRRMHYQEGKEPNSFEEKVIQVRYDPCRSADIALVAGENRRRWIIATENMKAGDILKTSKHIGRMAVLAKEGDAYPVGALPIGTLVNNLESHPGKGAQYIRAAGTCGILLRKVNGTAIIQLPSKRQMQVLETCMATVGRVSNVDHNKRIIGKAGRNRWLGKRPRSGRWHRKGGWAGRKIRPLPPMKSYVNLPTAAARS